A region of the Pseudomonas asiatica genome:
TACGGACCGACTCTTCGCCTTCCTTGATCTCCAGTTCGTCGATGCCAGACTCTTCCAGCAGCTCGATCAGTTTCTTGACTTTACGGATATCCATTAATCATCAACTCCCAAAGGTTCGGTCAGGGGGCGAAATACAAAAAAACGTATCTGAAACGTTTCTCTCGAACCCTGGCCCACTGAGGCCAGGGTTTTCATCATTTGGGCTGTGCGTTGGCAGCCAGTTGTTCCAGCGCGGACTCCAGGGCCAGGCGATAACCGCTGGCGCCCAGGCCGCAGATCACCCCTACGGCAACATCGGAAAAGTAGGAGTGGTGGCGGAACGGTTCGCGTTTGTGCACGTTGGACAAATGCACTTCGATGAATGGGATGCTCACCGCAAGCAATGCGTCACGTAATGCGACGCTTGTGTGGGTGAAAGCAGCCGGATTGATCAGGATGAAGTCCACACCCTCGTTGCGTGCGGCGTGAATGCGGTCGATCAGTTCGTATTCGGCGTTGCTCTGCAGGTACTGCAGATGGTGGCCTGCGGCGCGGGCACGTTGCTCCAGGTCCTGGTTGATCTGGGCCAGGGTCACGGCGCCGTAGTGGCCAGGCTCGCGGGTACCGAGCAGGTTGAGGTTGGGGCCGTGGAGCACCAGTAGCGTTGCCATCTGCGGATTCCTTGGATTTGTAGGGCAATTCGACACAGCGCGGCGAGTGTGCCGTAAAGCGACGGCAAGTGTCCAGTTCCCGGCAATAGCCAGCACGATGTCCGAGGTTCGCGCGAAGTATGTGACCAAATAATTAAATTTGGTCACTGATTTCAGGATTTTTCACAGCTCGCGGGAAGTTATAGACCGACTTTGCCGCGCACGCGCGTCAGAATTTGCGCGAATTCACCGGCATTTATCTCGCCAATGACCCGATCAGCGGCTATTTCGCTACCGTTCGCGGCAAAGAACAACAGGGCGGGAGGGCCGAACAGCTGGTAGCGGTCGAGCAGGCTGCGTTGTTCGGCATTGCTTTCGGTGATGTCGAAACGCAGCAGCTTGAAGCCAGCCAGTTGCGCTTGCACCTGCGGGGCGGTGAGCACCTCGCGCTCGATCACCTTGCAGCTGATGCACCAGTCGGCGTACCAGTCCAGCAGTACCGGCTGGCCGGCCGCCTTGGCCTGGGCCAGGGCTGCGTCCAGAGCGGCGGGGGTAGTGATGGTCTGCCAGCTATCCGCCTGCACCGCCGGCCCGTTGCCGGTGGCCACAAGGGTTGCCGGCGGCAGCGGGCGCAGCGGGTCGCCGTGGCCGCTGAGGGCGCCGTACCAGCAGGCCAGGGCGTACACCAGCAAGGCCAGGCCGAGCAGTTGGGCCAGGCGCTGGCGCGCGGTCTTGACGACAAATTCGAGGGCACCGAGGAACAGCGCCACGCCAGCGGCGAGGAAACCGACCAGCAGCAAGGTCAGCGGGCCTGGCAGCACACGGCTGAGCAAACCGATGGCCAAGCCCAGCAGCAGGACGCCGATGGCGTTCTTCACCGAATTCAGCCAAGGGCCGCTTTTCGGCAGCCAGGCCGCGCCACCGGTAGCTACCAGCAGCAATGGTGCGCCCATGCCCAGGCCCAGGGCGAACAGCTTGAGTGCGCCGCCCAGGGCATCGCCGCTGGCGCTGATGTACAGCAACGCACCGGCCAGCGGCGCCGACACACAGGGCGAAACCAGCAGGCTGGAGAGTACGCCCAGTATTGCCGCGCCCAGCAGCGAGCCGCCCCGGGTGTGGCTGGCGACATTGTTCAGGCGGTTGCTCAGGGCTTGCGGCAGTTTCAGTTCGAACAGGCCGAACATGGCCAGGGCGAACACCACGAAGAACAGCGCGAAGGGCACCAGCACCCAGGCCGACTGCAGGCGCGCCTGCAGGTTCAGGCCGGCGCCGAACAACCCCATCAGGGCGCCGAGCACCGCGAAGCTGGCTGCCATCGGCAGCACGTAGGCCAGCGACAGCGCCAGCCCGCGCAGGCCGCCGGCCTGGCCACGCAGCACCACGCCGGAGAGGATCGGCAGCATCGGCAGCACGCAGGGGGTGAACGTCAGGCCCACCCCGGCGAGGAAGAACAGCAGCAGCGACTTCCAGGTCCAGGCGTGTTCAGCGCTGGCCGGGGTGCTTGCGCCGCCTTCGCCATCAATGCTCAGGCGTGCGGTTTCCGGGGGGTAGCACAGGCCTTTGTCGGCGCAGCCCTGGTAGCCCACCAGCAGGGTGAAGGCACGCGGGTCGTTGCGCGGCAGCTCGATATCGAGCACGCCGTGGTATACCTCGACATCACCGAAGAACTCATCGTGCTTGGCCTCGCCCTTGGGGATGTTTGGTGTGCCCAGGGCAATGTCGGCCGGTTCGGTGCGGAACTGGAAACGGTGGCGATAGAGGTAGTAGCCGTCGGTAGCGACGAAGCGCAGCTTGATGGTTTGCGCATCGGCCTGGACCAGGCTGAGCTTGAAGGCCTCGTGTACCGGCAGGAAGTCGGCGTTGTTGGCCAGCGAAGCTGCGCCGAGGGTGGCGCTGGGGCGGTTGTCGAGCAGGCCCGTGGCGAAGGCAGGGCTGGCCAGCAGCAGGAACAGCAGGAAAAACAGGCGGCGCATGGCGGACTCGCGAGGTGGAACGTGCTGGGCATGATAGCGGAGTTGGTGCAGGTTGGGGCCATGCGGGTGGCGGGGGCGACACATGGCCGCTGGCTCATGTACTGCCTGTGCCTGCCTCTTCGCGGGTAAACCCGCTCCCACCTCGACCGCATAAACCTCAAGCCATGCGCTATCCCTGTGGGAGCGGGTTTACCCGCGAAGAGGCCGGTACAGGCCAACCTAGACTCTGAAGGCCCGCACCGCCCGGTTCAGCTC
Encoded here:
- the aroQ gene encoding type II 3-dehydroquinate dehydratase, whose protein sequence is MATLLVLHGPNLNLLGTREPGHYGAVTLAQINQDLEQRARAAGHHLQYLQSNAEYELIDRIHAARNEGVDFILINPAAFTHTSVALRDALLAVSIPFIEVHLSNVHKREPFRHHSYFSDVAVGVICGLGASGYRLALESALEQLAANAQPK
- a CDS encoding protein-disulfide reductase DsbD, coding for MRRLFFLLFLLLASPAFATGLLDNRPSATLGAASLANNADFLPVHEAFKLSLVQADAQTIKLRFVATDGYYLYRHRFQFRTEPADIALGTPNIPKGEAKHDEFFGDVEVYHGVLDIELPRNDPRAFTLLVGYQGCADKGLCYPPETARLSIDGEGGASTPASAEHAWTWKSLLLFFLAGVGLTFTPCVLPMLPILSGVVLRGQAGGLRGLALSLAYVLPMAASFAVLGALMGLFGAGLNLQARLQSAWVLVPFALFFVVFALAMFGLFELKLPQALSNRLNNVASHTRGGSLLGAAILGVLSSLLVSPCVSAPLAGALLYISASGDALGGALKLFALGLGMGAPLLLVATGGAAWLPKSGPWLNSVKNAIGVLLLGLAIGLLSRVLPGPLTLLLVGFLAAGVALFLGALEFVVKTARQRLAQLLGLALLVYALACWYGALSGHGDPLRPLPPATLVATGNGPAVQADSWQTITTPAALDAALAQAKAAGQPVLLDWYADWCISCKVIEREVLTAPQVQAQLAGFKLLRFDITESNAEQRSLLDRYQLFGPPALLFFAANGSEIAADRVIGEINAGEFAQILTRVRGKVGL